A single window of Solea senegalensis isolate Sse05_10M unplaced genomic scaffold, IFAPA_SoseM_1 scf7180000014118, whole genome shotgun sequence DNA harbors:
- the ccl44 gene encoding chemokine (C-C motif) ligand 44: protein MVMLQMLTVISLTVILLASVDGKGVQMQRDVQCCMLYSQGKVRTKDVLRFEVQTEGPDCSIQAIILYTKKAVKCADPRDRKVKRLLRKLLQRQRTKAHRTMWLLPHDNLPVMSEDKKDNWAILNVQ, encoded by the exons ATGGTCATGCTGCAGATGTTGACTGTTATCTCTCTGACTGTTATCCTTCTGGCATCTGTGGACG GTAAAGGTGTACAGATGCAGAGAGATGTCCAGTGCTGCATGTTGTACTCCCAGGGCAAGGTGCGTACCAAAGATGTGTTGCGGTTTGAGGTGCAGACAGAGGGGCCAGACTGCAGTATACAAGCCATCAT TCTTTACACGAAGAAGGCGGTGAAATGTGCAGACCCCAGAGACCGGAAGGTGAAGCGGTTGCTGAGAAaactgctgcagagacagagaaccAAGGCCCACCGAACCATGTGGCTCCTTCCTCATGACAACCTGCCTgtcatgtcagag GACAAGAAAGACAACTGGGCGATTCTCAATGTGCAGTGA